In Primulina eburnea isolate SZY01 chromosome 3, ASM2296580v1, whole genome shotgun sequence, one DNA window encodes the following:
- the LOC140828694 gene encoding uncharacterized protein codes for MSYLLCLARRLLHRLITGLSLPSRLEYNNNVSRFISRQFKIQTCDTGYLWKYVTLEQRQWYWEQFCLRYRWSEAIDAKVRALWTHNIAILYRRTIHGWRSKNRYPQSVPQERWASWNAAWQQQDWQSRAAKNKANRNSEPAGTGRDVEAHGRCEDVQRARAGSASSSWQRSNFMGVIRSYTSTCRWIFRRHTIPSDPRGDGAVHGCVGHSLRWIRA; via the exons ATGAG TTATTTACTATGTCTGGCCAGACGCCTCCTCCACCGCCTGATCACAGGCTTGAGCTTACCATCTAGGCTGGAGT ATAATAACAATGTCTCGAGATTCATATCACGACAGTTCAAAATTCAGACATGTGACACCGGCTATTTGTGGAAATACGTGACACTTGAGCAGCGCCAGTGGTACTGGGAGCAGTTTTGC TTGAGGTATAGATGGTCGGAGGCCATTGACGCTAAGGTACGGGCGTTGTGGACCCATAACATTGCCATCCTATACCGACGGACCATTCATGGCTGGAGGAGCAAGAACAGGTATCCACAGTCGGTCCCGCAGGAGAGATGGGCTTCTTGGAATGCTGCATGGCAGCAGCAGGATTGGCAGAGCAGAGCCGCGAAAAACAAGGCGAATAGGAACAGCGAGCCTGCAGGGACTGGTAGGGACGTTGAAGCACACGGCAGGTGCGAAGACGTACAGCGCGCACGGGCAGGATCTG cgagCTCGTCATGGCAGAGATCCAACTTCATGGGAGTTATACGTTCATACACATCGACATGCAGATGGATCTTTCGTCGACACACGATCCCGTCTGATCCac GAGGAGATGGAGCGGTTCATGGCTGCGTCGGTCACTCCCTTCGATGGATCAGAGCCTGA